AGGTAATGCAGGTAATGAGGGTAATACCGCCACGAACCTCGGCAGTATCCTGCGTGAACTGGTCGAAACAGTCGTTCTGACCCTGGTCATCTTCTTCCTGGTGCGGACGGTCATGCAGAATTACCGCATTGACGGGATCAGCATGGAGCCGAACTTCCAAAACGGTCAGTTCCTGATCATCAACAAGCTCTCCTACAGGCTGGGCGAGCCACAGCGGGGCGATGTCATCGTGTTCCACTACCCGCGTGATCCCTCGCGGGATTTCATCAAGCGCGTGATTGGTCTGCCCGGCCAAACGGTTGAGGTGCGGAGCGGCCAGGTGATCATTGACGGCAAACCGATTGACGAACCGTACGGGCCGGCGCCTGGCTCCTACGATGCCGCGCCCACCCTGGTGCCGGCCAATCAGCTCTTCGTTCTGGGCGATAATCGCAACAATTCGAGCGACTCGCACAGTTGGGGATTGCTGCCGATGGACAAGGTCATCGGTCGCGCCATCGTGTCGTACTGGCCGCCCAATGCGTGGCGTATCATCAGTAACCCGGTTGCGGCCAGCCCCTGAGCCTGCCCGCGTGGGCGACCGCAAGGATGCGCCCCTACTTTCAGATGTCGAGGTGCCATGGTTGCCACGGAGACAAAACACCAGACAGACCTGCCCAACGGCGGCGTTGCGCCGACCAGAGCCGGTCGCGCTGTGCTTTCCGCAGCCGCAGTGCAGAGCACGGCCCTGGGTGCAGAACTGTGGGTTGCAGC
The DNA window shown above is from Candidatus Amarolinea dominans and carries:
- the lepB gene encoding signal peptidase I, whose product is MPDAPVAGRTGWQLSFPVSEPTPVTVTDDTPPPAAVLPVSAVNAGNAGNAGNEGNTATNLGSILRELVETVVLTLVIFFLVRTVMQNYRIDGISMEPNFQNGQFLIINKLSYRLGEPQRGDVIVFHYPRDPSRDFIKRVIGLPGQTVEVRSGQVIIDGKPIDEPYGPAPGSYDAAPTLVPANQLFVLGDNRNNSSDSHSWGLLPMDKVIGRAIVSYWPPNAWRIISNPVAASP